In the Haloarcula salinisoli genome, GAGGGTCGCTCTCACGGGCGATAGTGGAGCCGGTTTTTGCCCGCCATTTATATACCACATTTTTAAATCTTCACAACAGTCGTTAATTTATATCTCTCTGTAAAGAACGATGGCGCCGCTTGGGGACGCGGCGTCCTGCGGTCGGTCCGAGCCAAGGTTTTTATCCGCCAATCACTTTCGTCCCCACAGAGACAACATATGTCCACAGACGACCCGGAGGACGACGATGACCCACTCGAGGACGCGGAGGACGTACGGAATCGCCTGGAACAGGAGGCCGACCGCGCGGTCGAACAGTTCGACGAGGGCATCGTGGAGATGCTCGCGTGGGTGCTCGACACGGAGACCCGAGCGCGTATCTACGTGAGCCTCCGCCAGCATCCGGGCAGTACGAGCGACGAGATCGCCGATGCGACGGGGCTGTACCCCAGCACAGTCCGGGAGGCCCTGGCCGCGCTCCACGAGGAAGAGAAGGTGACCCGGGAGAAACGCGAGAGCGATGGTGCCGGTAACAACCCCTACGAGTACAGCGCCATCGCGCCCAGCGAACTCGTCGAGACCATCGTGGGCGACGTCCAGGCCGAGCTGAACACGGTGTTCAACCTGGACGCACACCTCGGGGACGTGGGACCGGACGAGGACGCGGACGAGCCGGTCACCATCTCGGTCGAAGACGCTACGGACGACGACGGGTAGCCGATTACCGGCCACCGACGGCGTTGTGTGACACGCTACCGCGGGTTGCGTGAGACGACACCACTAAATCAGGCGCCGCCTTTAGCGCGGGTATGAATGTGGCGCTGGGGGGGACATTCGACCCCGTCCACGACGGGCACCGGGCGCTGTTCGAGCGCGCGTTCGAACTCGGCGACGTGACTGTGGGACTCACCAGCGACGAACTCGCGCCGAACACCCGACACGACGAGCGCCACGTCCGCTCGTTCGCAAAGCGCCGTGCCGACCTCTCGGCCGAACTGGAGCGGCTGGCAGAGAGTCAGGGCCGCTCGTGGGACATTCGCGAACTGGCCGAACCGACCGGCATCGCGACCGAACCGCAGTTCGACGTGCTCGTCGTCTCCCCCGAGACCGAGACTGGCGGCAAGCGTATCAACGAAATCCGCCGCGACCGCGGCCTCGACCCGCTGGAGCTTGAAGTCGTCCCCCACGTGCGGGCCGACGACGGCGGCATCATCTCCTCGACGCGTATCGTCAACGGCGAGATCGACGAACACGGTAATCTCACCCCCGAGCGCGACGGTCGCGAGAAGCCAACGTAGTTGTACTGGCTACCACTCCGGCGCGTCCAGCCCGACGCGCTCGATGAGGTCCTTCCAGCGCTTTTGAATGCTCAGCCGCGAGACGCCGGCGGCGTCGGCGACGGCCGTCTGTGACCGTTCTTCGCCCGCGACCAGCGCGCCGACGTAGATGCTCGCCGCCATCGACGCCCGCTTGGAGCGGTCCTCGTCGGGCAGCGTCGAGAGAAACAGGTCCACCGCGTGCGAACGCGCCTGCGTTCCCAGGTCCAGTGTCTCCGCCGTGGCCTCGATCTCGCCCAGCCACTCGTCCTGTTCGATTCGGTCGCTCGCGCGATACATACACGCAGATGGGTCCCGAAGACCGTAAACACTCGCCCGCAAGCGACGGGTTTTTAGACCACTCCCGGATACGAGGGAGTGCGCGCGGGTAGCCAAGCCAGGAAAAGGCGTAGCGCTTAGGACGCTATCCCGTAGGGGTCCGCCGGTTCAAATCCGGTCCCGCGCATTGCTGCTGCGAGCAAATCCGCGAGCAGCAGCAATCGGACGAGCGGATTTGAAGCACGGAACGAGCGAACGGAGTGAGCGAAGTTCAGGCGGTTCAAATCCGGTCCCGCGCATTTTGCGACGAACAATTCGTGAGTCGCAAATCCGGTCCTGCGCATGGCGTGGCGCGAGCGAAGTGAGCGCCTCGAAAAGACGAACGGCGAGCGGAGCGAACCGTGAGTCTCCGTGCACAGACCGCAAGCTGAGCGTCCGAGAACTGAAACAACCGTTCCGCGACGCTACCGGTGGGTGAAGATGACCACGCGGTCGTCGTGGATGGCCGTACAGAGGTCCATCTCGAAGTCCAGGTTCAGCGACGTCGGCGGGTCCTTGCAGACGACCATGTCGTCGAACGGCGTCTCACAGGCCGGGCAGGCGACGGCCGTCGTGTTCTGGTAGGATTTGATGGCCTCGTTGTCCTCGCGCGGGGTCAGCGAGGAGACAATCTCGTCGAAATCTTCCATACCCGGCTATGATAGACGATGTCGCATAAATTCTGGGTCCTCGCCGTATCGGTGTTCGATACCGCCGTGCGCGTCCTTGGGCTCACGAGTAACACCGCTCTGGCCAAGCATTCAAAACAGATGCCGAACACACCCCCCGCCATGCTCGCAATCGCCGGGGGGAAGGGAGGGTGTGGGAAGACGACGACAGCCGTCGGGCTCGCGCGCGGGCTGGCCTCGCTGGGGACGCGCCCGCTGGTGGTCGACGCGGACCTCGATATGCCTGACCTGCACCACCGCACCGGCGTCGACCGACAGCCGGGTATCGCCGCGGCCCTCGACAGCGAGGACCCGCGTGCGGTTGCACAGCCGGGCGGCCGCTTCCCGGAGATAGACGTGCTTCCGTGTGCCGGGGCCGACACGGCGACCGCCGCAGCGCTGTTCGAGCGGCTCGCGGACGAGGGGCGCCCCGGCGACCCGGTCTTGCTGGACTGTCCGGCGGGTGCGAGTCCCGACGCGGCGGTCCCGCTGCGGGCGGCCGACCGGACCGTCCTCGTCTCGACGCCCCGGGAGCGGAGCCTGCGTGACGCGGCCAAGACGGCGGCGATGGCCCGTGAGCTCGAGGCGCCACCCGTCGCCGTGGTGCTTGTCCGCAGCGACGGGCATCTCGACCCGGGTGAGTTACTGGGCTGTTCCGCCGTGGTCCACGTCCCGGAGCTATCGGAACCTCCACTCGAAACGCAGGAATCCGCCGCGAGACACCTGCAGTGTGCGAAATCGGTAACCAAGCGGAATATTTAATCGGGTGGGATGGTAAGTTTCATCAGAGTATGGTCAACCGGC is a window encoding:
- a CDS encoding winged helix-turn-helix domain-containing protein, which codes for MSTDDPEDDDDPLEDAEDVRNRLEQEADRAVEQFDEGIVEMLAWVLDTETRARIYVSLRQHPGSTSDEIADATGLYPSTVREALAALHEEEKVTREKRESDGAGNNPYEYSAIAPSELVETIVGDVQAELNTVFNLDAHLGDVGPDEDADEPVTISVEDATDDDG
- a CDS encoding phosphopantetheine adenylyltransferase; the encoded protein is MNVALGGTFDPVHDGHRALFERAFELGDVTVGLTSDELAPNTRHDERHVRSFAKRRADLSAELERLAESQGRSWDIRELAEPTGIATEPQFDVLVVSPETETGGKRINEIRRDRGLDPLELEVVPHVRADDGGIISSTRIVNGEIDEHGNLTPERDGREKPT
- a CDS encoding cyclin family protein; translated protein: MYRASDRIEQDEWLGEIEATAETLDLGTQARSHAVDLFLSTLPDEDRSKRASMAASIYVGALVAGEERSQTAVADAAGVSRLSIQKRWKDLIERVGLDAPEW
- a CDS encoding DUF7385 family protein, yielding MEDFDEIVSSLTPREDNEAIKSYQNTTAVACPACETPFDDMVVCKDPPTSLNLDFEMDLCTAIHDDRVVIFTHR
- a CDS encoding MinD/ParA family ATP-binding protein, which codes for MLAIAGGKGGCGKTTTAVGLARGLASLGTRPLVVDADLDMPDLHHRTGVDRQPGIAAALDSEDPRAVAQPGGRFPEIDVLPCAGADTATAAALFERLADEGRPGDPVLLDCPAGASPDAAVPLRAADRTVLVSTPRERSLRDAAKTAAMARELEAPPVAVVLVRSDGHLDPGELLGCSAVVHVPELSEPPLETQESAARHLQCAKSVTKRNI